In Chlorogloeopsis sp. ULAP01, a genomic segment contains:
- a CDS encoding ABC transporter ATP-binding protein — MNAIAQQARLLILDEPTNHLDIRYQLELLELVKGLGVTTLAALHDLNLAATYCDRIYVFKEGVIAAVGKPEQLLQPTLIREVFGVGSFVEQDSGMGKLRISFFLENH, encoded by the coding sequence TTGAATGCGATCGCCCAACAAGCACGCCTTTTAATTCTTGATGAGCCAACCAATCACCTCGATATTCGCTACCAGTTGGAACTTTTGGAATTAGTAAAAGGGCTAGGTGTGACTACACTTGCCGCCTTACACGATTTGAATCTTGCTGCTACTTACTGCGATCGCATTTACGTCTTTAAAGAAGGAGTCATTGCCGCAGTAGGGAAACCGGAACAGCTACTGCAACCGACGCTGATTCGCGAGGTGTTTGGGGTTGGATCTTTTGTAGAGCAGGATTCAGGTATGGGTAAGTTGCGTATCAGTTTTTTTCTAGAAAATCATTAA
- a CDS encoding TonB-dependent receptor — protein sequence MQTGEQRSRGIELDIAGEISPGWKVIANYAYIDGKVTKDNEIPVGDRLFGVPEHSAGLWTTYELQRGSLRGLGFGAGLYFVGEQEVDLPNAFKLASYLRADASIFYRQQNYRFAVNFKNISNVKYYEVDGYSIDPAPPFTVLGTASVEF from the coding sequence ATCCAAACGGGAGAACAACGTAGCCGAGGTATTGAATTAGATATTGCAGGAGAAATATCACCAGGCTGGAAGGTGATTGCCAACTATGCTTACATTGATGGCAAAGTGACTAAAGATAATGAGATTCCTGTCGGGGACAGATTATTTGGTGTTCCAGAACATAGCGCTGGATTGTGGACAACTTATGAACTTCAGCGTGGTAGTTTGCGAGGACTAGGATTTGGTGCTGGGTTGTATTTTGTTGGCGAGCAAGAGGTAGATTTACCCAATGCTTTTAAACTCGCAAGTTATTTACGAGCAGATGCTTCCATCTTCTATCGACAGCAAAATTATCGATTTGCAGTCAACTTCAAGAATATTTCTAATGTTAAGTATTATGAGGTTGATGGGTATAGTATCGACCCTGCACCACCATTTACGGTGTTAGGAACAGCATCAGTTGAGTTTTGA